A region of Larus michahellis chromosome 15, bLarMic1.1, whole genome shotgun sequence DNA encodes the following proteins:
- the FUBP3 gene encoding far upstream element-binding protein 3 isoform X2, with the protein MAELAQGQSAAPVGIKSEGFVDALHRVRQIAAKIGDIPHLNNSTTLVDPSVYGYGVQKRPLDDGGLRVSGLHGAQIRDTERSNQLGALVHQRAVITEEFKVPDKMVGFIIGRGGEQISRIQAESGCKIQIAPDSGGMPERPCVLTGTPESIEQAKRLLGQIVDRCRNGPGFHNDVDGNSTIQEILIPASKVGLVIGKGGETIKQLQERTGVKMIMIQDGPLPTGADKPLRITGDAFKVQQAREMVLEIIREKDQADFRGVRNDFSSRMGGGSIEVSVPRFAVGIVIGRNGEMIKKIQNDAGVRIQFKPDDGISSERVAQVMGLPDRCQHAAHIISELILTAQERDGFGNLAVARGRGRGRGDWSVGTPGGMQEITYTVPADKCGLVIGKGGENIKSINQQSGAHVELQRNPPPNTDPGVRIFTIRGVPQQIELARHLIDEKVGGTSMGGPGGFGQSPFSQAPATPHQNGPQAFMTQGWGSTYQTWQQPGQQVPSQQSQQQNSHPDYSKAWEEYFKKQTSSPLQNPFGPLLLVMVHVVLPLKALKSCCCASGEVLPWNHSRPRACAGSWPACGNIAHKKNGC; encoded by the exons ATGGCGGAGCTGGCGCAGGGGCAGAGCGCAGCGCCCGTGGGGATCAAGTCCGAAGGGTTCGTGGACGCTCTGCACCGGGTCCGGCAG ATTGCTGCTAAAATTGGAGATATTCCTCACTTGAATAACTCTACAACACTTGTGGACCCATCAGTCTACGGTTATGGAGTGCAGAAACGGCCCCTGGATGATGGAG GTCTCCGTGTAAGTGGGCTCCATGGAGCACAGAtaagagacacagagagaa GTAACCAGTTAGGGGCCCTGGTACATCAAAG ggctgtAATAACAGAAGAATTCAAAGTGCCTGATAAAATGGTTGGATTTA TAATCGGCAGGGGAGGTGAACAGATCTCACGGATTCAGGCAGAGTCTGGCTGCAAAATTCAAATTGCTCCAG ACAGCGGTGGGATGCCCGAGAGGCCCTGTGTACTTACCGGGACACCAGAGAGCATTGA ACAAGCAAAACGGCTACTGGGGCAGATTGTAGATCGCTGTCGGAACGGACCTGGTTTTCACAACGATGTTGATGGCAACAGTACGATTCAGGAGATTTTGATCCCGGCATCCAAAGTGGGTCTAGTCATCGGCAAAGGAGGTGAAACAATAAAACAGTTGCAG GAGCGAACAGGTGTGAAAATGATTATGATCCAAGATGGTCCGTTGCCTACTGGAGCAGATAAACCTCTCCGTATTACTGGAGATGCATTTAAAGTACAG CAAGCGAGGGAAATGGTACTGGAGATCATCCGAGAGAAAGATCAGGCAGACTTCCGAGGCGTACGCAATGATTTCAGTTCTAGAATGGGAGGAGGCAGCATAGAG GTCTCTGTGCCCAGGTTTGCTGTTGGAATTGTGAtaggaagaaatggagaaatgatCAAAAAGATTCAGAATGATGCTGGAGTTAGGATTCAATTTAAACCAG ATGATGGGATTAGTTCTGAAAGAGTTGCACAGGTCATGGGGCTTCCTGATAGGTGTCAGCACGCAGCACACATCATCAGTGAGCTCATTCTCACAGCACAG GAACGAGATGGCTTTGGAAATCTGGCTGTCGCCCGAGGAAGAGGTCGTGGCCGTGGGGACTGGAGCGTTGGAACACCTGGGGGGATGCAGGAAATAACCTACACAGTGCCAGCCGATAAGTGTGGTCTCGTTATAGGCAAAG gtgGTGAGAACATCAAGAGCATAAATCAGCAGTCAGGAGCCCATGTTGAGCTCCAGAGAAACCCGCCTCCGAACACAGACCCTGGTGTACGAATATTCACAATCAGAGGAGTTCCCCAGCAAATCGAACTCGCTAGACATCTCATAGATGAGAAAGTTGGT GGTACCAGCATGGGTGGACCTGGAGGATTTGGTCAAAGTCCGTTCAGTCAAGCACCCGCTACGCCTCATCAAAA TGGTCCTCAGGCGTTCATGACGCAAGGTTGGGGCAGTACCTACCAGACGTGGCAGCAGCCTGGACAGCAAGTCCCAA GCCAacagagccagcagcagaacAGCCATCCCGATTACAGCAAAGCATGGGAGGAGTATTTCAAAAAACAGA CTTCCAGTCCTCTACAAAACCCCTTTGGTCCTCTCCTGTTGGTGATGGTGCATGTAGTTCTCCCGCTGAAAGCTCTCAAGTCGTGCTGTTGTGCCTCGGGAGAGGTGCTCCCATGGAACCACAGTAGACCTCGTGCCTGCGCTGGCAGTTGGCCTGCCTGTGGAAACATTGCACACAAGAAGAACGGATGCTAA
- the FUBP3 gene encoding far upstream element-binding protein 3 isoform X3 yields the protein MAELAQGQSAAPVGIKSEGFVDALHRVRQIAAKIGDIPHLNNSTTLVDPSVYGYGVQKRPLDDGVGNQLGALVHQRAVITEEFKVPDKMVGFIIGRGGEQISRIQAESGCKIQIAPDSGGMPERPCVLTGTPESIEQAKRLLGQIVDRCRNGPGFHNDVDGNSTIQEILIPASKVGLVIGKGGETIKQLQERTGVKMIMIQDGPLPTGADKPLRITGDAFKVQQAREMVLEIIREKDQADFRGVRNDFSSRMGGGSIEVSVPRFAVGIVIGRNGEMIKKIQNDAGVRIQFKPDDGISSERVAQVMGLPDRCQHAAHIISELILTAQERDGFGNLAVARGRGRGRGDWSVGTPGGMQEITYTVPADKCGLVIGKGGENIKSINQQSGAHVELQRNPPPNTDPGVRIFTIRGVPQQIELARHLIDEKVGGTSMGGPGGFGQSPFSQAPATPHQNGPQAFMTQGWGSTYQTWQQPGQQVPSQQSQQQNSHPDYSKAWEEYFKKQTSSPLQNPFGPLLLVMVHVVLPLKALKSCCCASGEVLPWNHSRPRACAGSWPACGNIAHKKNGC from the exons ATGGCGGAGCTGGCGCAGGGGCAGAGCGCAGCGCCCGTGGGGATCAAGTCCGAAGGGTTCGTGGACGCTCTGCACCGGGTCCGGCAG ATTGCTGCTAAAATTGGAGATATTCCTCACTTGAATAACTCTACAACACTTGTGGACCCATCAGTCTACGGTTATGGAGTGCAGAAACGGCCCCTGGATGATGGAG TAGGTAACCAGTTAGGGGCCCTGGTACATCAAAG ggctgtAATAACAGAAGAATTCAAAGTGCCTGATAAAATGGTTGGATTTA TAATCGGCAGGGGAGGTGAACAGATCTCACGGATTCAGGCAGAGTCTGGCTGCAAAATTCAAATTGCTCCAG ACAGCGGTGGGATGCCCGAGAGGCCCTGTGTACTTACCGGGACACCAGAGAGCATTGA ACAAGCAAAACGGCTACTGGGGCAGATTGTAGATCGCTGTCGGAACGGACCTGGTTTTCACAACGATGTTGATGGCAACAGTACGATTCAGGAGATTTTGATCCCGGCATCCAAAGTGGGTCTAGTCATCGGCAAAGGAGGTGAAACAATAAAACAGTTGCAG GAGCGAACAGGTGTGAAAATGATTATGATCCAAGATGGTCCGTTGCCTACTGGAGCAGATAAACCTCTCCGTATTACTGGAGATGCATTTAAAGTACAG CAAGCGAGGGAAATGGTACTGGAGATCATCCGAGAGAAAGATCAGGCAGACTTCCGAGGCGTACGCAATGATTTCAGTTCTAGAATGGGAGGAGGCAGCATAGAG GTCTCTGTGCCCAGGTTTGCTGTTGGAATTGTGAtaggaagaaatggagaaatgatCAAAAAGATTCAGAATGATGCTGGAGTTAGGATTCAATTTAAACCAG ATGATGGGATTAGTTCTGAAAGAGTTGCACAGGTCATGGGGCTTCCTGATAGGTGTCAGCACGCAGCACACATCATCAGTGAGCTCATTCTCACAGCACAG GAACGAGATGGCTTTGGAAATCTGGCTGTCGCCCGAGGAAGAGGTCGTGGCCGTGGGGACTGGAGCGTTGGAACACCTGGGGGGATGCAGGAAATAACCTACACAGTGCCAGCCGATAAGTGTGGTCTCGTTATAGGCAAAG gtgGTGAGAACATCAAGAGCATAAATCAGCAGTCAGGAGCCCATGTTGAGCTCCAGAGAAACCCGCCTCCGAACACAGACCCTGGTGTACGAATATTCACAATCAGAGGAGTTCCCCAGCAAATCGAACTCGCTAGACATCTCATAGATGAGAAAGTTGGT GGTACCAGCATGGGTGGACCTGGAGGATTTGGTCAAAGTCCGTTCAGTCAAGCACCCGCTACGCCTCATCAAAA TGGTCCTCAGGCGTTCATGACGCAAGGTTGGGGCAGTACCTACCAGACGTGGCAGCAGCCTGGACAGCAAGTCCCAA GCCAacagagccagcagcagaacAGCCATCCCGATTACAGCAAAGCATGGGAGGAGTATTTCAAAAAACAGA CTTCCAGTCCTCTACAAAACCCCTTTGGTCCTCTCCTGTTGGTGATGGTGCATGTAGTTCTCCCGCTGAAAGCTCTCAAGTCGTGCTGTTGTGCCTCGGGAGAGGTGCTCCCATGGAACCACAGTAGACCTCGTGCCTGCGCTGGCAGTTGGCCTGCCTGTGGAAACATTGCACACAAGAAGAACGGATGCTAA
- the FUBP3 gene encoding far upstream element-binding protein 3 isoform X7, translating to MAELAQGQSAAPVGIKSEGFVDALHRVRQIAAKIGDIPHLNNSTTLVDPSVYGYGVQKRPLDDGGLRVSGLHGAQIRDTERSNQLGALVHQRAVITEEFKVPDKMVGFNSGGMPERPCVLTGTPESIEQAKRLLGQIVDRCRNGPGFHNDVDGNSTIQEILIPASKVGLVIGKGGETIKQLQERTGVKMIMIQDGPLPTGADKPLRITGDAFKVQQAREMVLEIIREKDQADFRGVRNDFSSRMGGGSIEVSVPRFAVGIVIGRNGEMIKKIQNDAGVRIQFKPDDGISSERVAQVMGLPDRCQHAAHIISELILTAQERDGFGNLAVARGRGRGRGDWSVGTPGGMQEITYTVPADKCGLVIGKGGENIKSINQQSGAHVELQRNPPPNTDPGVRIFTIRGVPQQIELARHLIDEKVGGTSMGGPGGFGQSPFSQAPATPHQNGPQAFMTQGWGSTYQTWQQPGQQVPSQQSQQQNSHPDYSKAWEEYFKKQTSSPLQNPFGPLLLVMVHVVLPLKALKSCCCASGEVLPWNHSRPRACAGSWPACGNIAHKKNGC from the exons ATGGCGGAGCTGGCGCAGGGGCAGAGCGCAGCGCCCGTGGGGATCAAGTCCGAAGGGTTCGTGGACGCTCTGCACCGGGTCCGGCAG ATTGCTGCTAAAATTGGAGATATTCCTCACTTGAATAACTCTACAACACTTGTGGACCCATCAGTCTACGGTTATGGAGTGCAGAAACGGCCCCTGGATGATGGAG GTCTCCGTGTAAGTGGGCTCCATGGAGCACAGAtaagagacacagagagaa GTAACCAGTTAGGGGCCCTGGTACATCAAAG ggctgtAATAACAGAAGAATTCAAAGTGCCTGATAAAATGGTTGGATTTA ACAGCGGTGGGATGCCCGAGAGGCCCTGTGTACTTACCGGGACACCAGAGAGCATTGA ACAAGCAAAACGGCTACTGGGGCAGATTGTAGATCGCTGTCGGAACGGACCTGGTTTTCACAACGATGTTGATGGCAACAGTACGATTCAGGAGATTTTGATCCCGGCATCCAAAGTGGGTCTAGTCATCGGCAAAGGAGGTGAAACAATAAAACAGTTGCAG GAGCGAACAGGTGTGAAAATGATTATGATCCAAGATGGTCCGTTGCCTACTGGAGCAGATAAACCTCTCCGTATTACTGGAGATGCATTTAAAGTACAG CAAGCGAGGGAAATGGTACTGGAGATCATCCGAGAGAAAGATCAGGCAGACTTCCGAGGCGTACGCAATGATTTCAGTTCTAGAATGGGAGGAGGCAGCATAGAG GTCTCTGTGCCCAGGTTTGCTGTTGGAATTGTGAtaggaagaaatggagaaatgatCAAAAAGATTCAGAATGATGCTGGAGTTAGGATTCAATTTAAACCAG ATGATGGGATTAGTTCTGAAAGAGTTGCACAGGTCATGGGGCTTCCTGATAGGTGTCAGCACGCAGCACACATCATCAGTGAGCTCATTCTCACAGCACAG GAACGAGATGGCTTTGGAAATCTGGCTGTCGCCCGAGGAAGAGGTCGTGGCCGTGGGGACTGGAGCGTTGGAACACCTGGGGGGATGCAGGAAATAACCTACACAGTGCCAGCCGATAAGTGTGGTCTCGTTATAGGCAAAG gtgGTGAGAACATCAAGAGCATAAATCAGCAGTCAGGAGCCCATGTTGAGCTCCAGAGAAACCCGCCTCCGAACACAGACCCTGGTGTACGAATATTCACAATCAGAGGAGTTCCCCAGCAAATCGAACTCGCTAGACATCTCATAGATGAGAAAGTTGGT GGTACCAGCATGGGTGGACCTGGAGGATTTGGTCAAAGTCCGTTCAGTCAAGCACCCGCTACGCCTCATCAAAA TGGTCCTCAGGCGTTCATGACGCAAGGTTGGGGCAGTACCTACCAGACGTGGCAGCAGCCTGGACAGCAAGTCCCAA GCCAacagagccagcagcagaacAGCCATCCCGATTACAGCAAAGCATGGGAGGAGTATTTCAAAAAACAGA CTTCCAGTCCTCTACAAAACCCCTTTGGTCCTCTCCTGTTGGTGATGGTGCATGTAGTTCTCCCGCTGAAAGCTCTCAAGTCGTGCTGTTGTGCCTCGGGAGAGGTGCTCCCATGGAACCACAGTAGACCTCGTGCCTGCGCTGGCAGTTGGCCTGCCTGTGGAAACATTGCACACAAGAAGAACGGATGCTAA
- the FUBP3 gene encoding far upstream element-binding protein 3 isoform X9, translated as MAELAQGQSAAPVGIKSEGFVDALHRVRQIAAKIGDIPHLNNSTTLVDPSVYGYGVQKRPLDDGVGNQLGALVHQRAVITEEFKVPDKMVGFNSGGMPERPCVLTGTPESIEQAKRLLGQIVDRCRNGPGFHNDVDGNSTIQEILIPASKVGLVIGKGGETIKQLQERTGVKMIMIQDGPLPTGADKPLRITGDAFKVQQAREMVLEIIREKDQADFRGVRNDFSSRMGGGSIEVSVPRFAVGIVIGRNGEMIKKIQNDAGVRIQFKPDDGISSERVAQVMGLPDRCQHAAHIISELILTAQERDGFGNLAVARGRGRGRGDWSVGTPGGMQEITYTVPADKCGLVIGKGGENIKSINQQSGAHVELQRNPPPNTDPGVRIFTIRGVPQQIELARHLIDEKVGGTSMGGPGGFGQSPFSQAPATPHQNGPQAFMTQGWGSTYQTWQQPGQQVPSQQSQQQNSHPDYSKAWEEYFKKQTSSPLQNPFGPLLLVMVHVVLPLKALKSCCCASGEVLPWNHSRPRACAGSWPACGNIAHKKNGC; from the exons ATGGCGGAGCTGGCGCAGGGGCAGAGCGCAGCGCCCGTGGGGATCAAGTCCGAAGGGTTCGTGGACGCTCTGCACCGGGTCCGGCAG ATTGCTGCTAAAATTGGAGATATTCCTCACTTGAATAACTCTACAACACTTGTGGACCCATCAGTCTACGGTTATGGAGTGCAGAAACGGCCCCTGGATGATGGAG TAGGTAACCAGTTAGGGGCCCTGGTACATCAAAG ggctgtAATAACAGAAGAATTCAAAGTGCCTGATAAAATGGTTGGATTTA ACAGCGGTGGGATGCCCGAGAGGCCCTGTGTACTTACCGGGACACCAGAGAGCATTGA ACAAGCAAAACGGCTACTGGGGCAGATTGTAGATCGCTGTCGGAACGGACCTGGTTTTCACAACGATGTTGATGGCAACAGTACGATTCAGGAGATTTTGATCCCGGCATCCAAAGTGGGTCTAGTCATCGGCAAAGGAGGTGAAACAATAAAACAGTTGCAG GAGCGAACAGGTGTGAAAATGATTATGATCCAAGATGGTCCGTTGCCTACTGGAGCAGATAAACCTCTCCGTATTACTGGAGATGCATTTAAAGTACAG CAAGCGAGGGAAATGGTACTGGAGATCATCCGAGAGAAAGATCAGGCAGACTTCCGAGGCGTACGCAATGATTTCAGTTCTAGAATGGGAGGAGGCAGCATAGAG GTCTCTGTGCCCAGGTTTGCTGTTGGAATTGTGAtaggaagaaatggagaaatgatCAAAAAGATTCAGAATGATGCTGGAGTTAGGATTCAATTTAAACCAG ATGATGGGATTAGTTCTGAAAGAGTTGCACAGGTCATGGGGCTTCCTGATAGGTGTCAGCACGCAGCACACATCATCAGTGAGCTCATTCTCACAGCACAG GAACGAGATGGCTTTGGAAATCTGGCTGTCGCCCGAGGAAGAGGTCGTGGCCGTGGGGACTGGAGCGTTGGAACACCTGGGGGGATGCAGGAAATAACCTACACAGTGCCAGCCGATAAGTGTGGTCTCGTTATAGGCAAAG gtgGTGAGAACATCAAGAGCATAAATCAGCAGTCAGGAGCCCATGTTGAGCTCCAGAGAAACCCGCCTCCGAACACAGACCCTGGTGTACGAATATTCACAATCAGAGGAGTTCCCCAGCAAATCGAACTCGCTAGACATCTCATAGATGAGAAAGTTGGT GGTACCAGCATGGGTGGACCTGGAGGATTTGGTCAAAGTCCGTTCAGTCAAGCACCCGCTACGCCTCATCAAAA TGGTCCTCAGGCGTTCATGACGCAAGGTTGGGGCAGTACCTACCAGACGTGGCAGCAGCCTGGACAGCAAGTCCCAA GCCAacagagccagcagcagaacAGCCATCCCGATTACAGCAAAGCATGGGAGGAGTATTTCAAAAAACAGA CTTCCAGTCCTCTACAAAACCCCTTTGGTCCTCTCCTGTTGGTGATGGTGCATGTAGTTCTCCCGCTGAAAGCTCTCAAGTCGTGCTGTTGTGCCTCGGGAGAGGTGCTCCCATGGAACCACAGTAGACCTCGTGCCTGCGCTGGCAGTTGGCCTGCCTGTGGAAACATTGCACACAAGAAGAACGGATGCTAA